Proteins encoded in a region of the Nocardia asteroides genome:
- a CDS encoding Hsp20/alpha crystallin family protein: protein MLRFDPFHDIDTVTRQLLGESAGTARAPRFMPMDLFKAGDHYVLNADLPGVDPGSIDVSVDNGTLTLRAQRTVPSEEGVQWIASERFAGAFMRQLSLGENVDVDNIGATYNNGVLSVTIPIAERAKPRRIQISGASQEPRTIEAQTRQTEQLSPTQREQSQQSEQSQQQYPGSSK from the coding sequence GTGCTCAGATTCGATCCATTCCATGACATCGACACCGTCACCCGCCAACTGCTCGGTGAGAGCGCCGGAACCGCTCGAGCACCCCGATTCATGCCGATGGATCTGTTCAAGGCGGGAGATCACTACGTCTTGAACGCGGACCTGCCCGGCGTCGATCCCGGTTCGATCGATGTCAGCGTCGACAACGGCACGCTCACCTTGCGGGCGCAACGCACCGTGCCGAGCGAGGAAGGCGTCCAGTGGATCGCCTCGGAACGCTTCGCGGGCGCCTTCATGCGCCAGCTGTCCCTCGGCGAGAACGTCGACGTCGACAACATCGGCGCGACCTATAACAACGGCGTGCTGTCGGTGACGATCCCGATCGCGGAGCGCGCGAAGCCGCGTCGCATCCAGATCTCCGGGGCATCCCAAGAGCCGAGGACGATCGAAGCGCAGACGAGGCAGACCGAACAACTGTCGCCGACGCAGCGCGAACAATCCCAGCAGTCCGAACAGTCCCAGCAGCAATACCCCGGGTCATCCAAGTGA
- the truA gene encoding tRNA pseudouridine(38-40) synthase TruA — MSDRPREDTPGEPVTGLSRVRLDIAYDGTDFVGWARQPGLRTVQGVLEDSLSKVFREPIQLTVAGRTDAGVHAEGQVAHFDTSGELDAGKLVHRMARFLPKDVRIKDARLAAPEFDARFSAVRRHYAYRLTTAPYGAEPLHARGVVACRSGVDVPAMRVASRKLLGLHDFAAFCRRREGATTVRELQRFDWVRDGDLLVAYVSADAFCWSMVRSLVGAVLAVGEGRRTPEWVAELLRERERSSSVTVAPAHGLSLIGVDYPADGELAARNAQTREMRSVPVPVPDAGCCGD; from the coding sequence ATGTCGGACCGGCCGCGCGAGGACACGCCCGGCGAGCCCGTGACCGGCCTGTCCCGGGTCCGGCTGGACATCGCCTACGACGGCACGGATTTCGTCGGCTGGGCGCGTCAGCCGGGTCTGCGCACCGTGCAGGGCGTGCTGGAGGACTCGCTGAGCAAGGTGTTCCGCGAGCCGATCCAGCTGACGGTGGCGGGCCGCACCGACGCGGGCGTGCATGCGGAGGGACAGGTCGCGCACTTCGACACCTCCGGCGAACTGGATGCGGGCAAGCTGGTGCACCGGATGGCGCGATTCCTGCCGAAGGACGTGCGGATCAAGGACGCGCGCCTGGCCGCGCCCGAGTTCGACGCCCGGTTCTCCGCCGTCCGCCGCCACTACGCCTATCGATTGACCACCGCACCGTACGGCGCGGAACCGCTGCACGCCCGCGGCGTGGTCGCCTGCCGATCCGGCGTCGACGTCCCAGCCATGCGCGTGGCATCGCGGAAGCTGCTGGGGCTGCACGATTTCGCCGCGTTCTGCCGGCGTAGGGAGGGCGCGACGACCGTCCGCGAGTTGCAGCGCTTCGATTGGGTGCGCGACGGCGATCTGCTGGTCGCCTATGTCAGCGCGGACGCGTTCTGCTGGTCGATGGTCCGCAGCCTGGTCGGCGCGGTCCTCGCGGTCGGCGAAGGTCGCCGCACTCCGGAATGGGTCGCCGAGCTCTTGCGTGAGCGGGAGCGTTCCAGCTCGGTGACCGTCGCTCCCGCCCACGGTCTGAGCCTGATCGGCGTCGACTATCCGGCCGACGGGGAACTCGCCGCCCGCAACGCGCAGACCCGCGAGATGCGGTCGGTCCCGGTCCCGGTCCCGGACGCGGGTTGTTGCGGCGATTGA
- the rplQ gene encoding 50S ribosomal protein L17: MPKPKKGARFGGSASHQKAIFANLATALFEHGRITTTEAKAKAVRPYAEKLITKAKAGTLADRREVLKVIRNKTVVHELFAEIGPSFEGREGGYTRITKTLPRKGDNAPMAIIELVREKTVTNEADRARRVAASKQAEEAPAAEVVEAQADEAATETAEAEAPAAEEAAEEQAAEEKKDA, translated from the coding sequence ATGCCCAAGCCCAAGAAGGGTGCCCGCTTCGGCGGGTCGGCGTCGCACCAGAAGGCGATCTTCGCCAATCTGGCGACGGCGCTCTTCGAGCACGGCCGGATCACCACCACCGAGGCCAAAGCCAAGGCCGTGCGCCCCTACGCGGAGAAGCTGATCACCAAGGCGAAGGCCGGCACCCTTGCCGACCGTCGCGAGGTGCTGAAGGTGATCCGCAACAAGACCGTCGTGCACGAACTCTTCGCCGAGATCGGCCCGTCGTTCGAGGGGCGCGAGGGTGGCTACACCCGCATCACCAAGACGCTGCCGCGCAAGGGTGACAACGCGCCGATGGCGATCATCGAGCTGGTCCGGGAGAAGACCGTGACCAACGAGGCCGATCGCGCCCGTCGCGTCGCGGCGTCGAAGCAGGCGGAGGAGGCTCCGGCCGCCGAGGTCGTCGAGGCGCAGGCCGACGAGGCCGCCACCGAGACCGCCGAGGCCGAGGCTCCGGCTGCCGAGGAGGCCGCCGAGGAGCAGGCCGCCGAGGAGAAGAAGGACGCCTGA
- a CDS encoding DNA-directed RNA polymerase subunit alpha codes for MLISQRPTLTEEVVAENRSKFTIEPLEPGFGYTLGNSLRRTLLSSIPGAAVTSIRIDGVLHEFTTVPGVKEDVTDIILNLKGLVVSSEEDEPVTMYVRKQGPGTVTAGDIVPPSGVVVHNPDMHIATLNDKGKLEIELVVERGRGYVPAVQNKASGAEIGRIPVDSIYSPVLKVTYKVEATRVEQRTDFDRLILDVETKNSISARDALASAGKTLVELFGLARELNVEAEGIEIGPSPAEADHIASFGLPIEDLDLTVRSYNCLKREGVHTVGELVARTESDLLDIRNFGQKSIDEVKVKLHALGLSLKDSPASFDPSSVVGYDASTGTWSDSGTFSDTDGGEQDYAETEQL; via the coding sequence ATGCTGATCTCACAGCGTCCGACGCTGACCGAAGAGGTCGTCGCCGAGAACCGGTCGAAGTTCACCATCGAACCGCTCGAGCCGGGCTTCGGTTACACCCTCGGCAACTCGCTGCGGCGTACCCTGCTGTCCTCGATTCCGGGGGCCGCGGTCACGAGCATCCGCATCGACGGCGTCCTGCACGAGTTCACCACCGTTCCCGGCGTGAAGGAGGATGTCACCGACATCATCCTGAACCTCAAGGGCCTGGTCGTGTCCTCGGAGGAGGACGAGCCGGTCACGATGTACGTGCGCAAGCAGGGCCCGGGCACCGTCACCGCCGGTGACATCGTCCCGCCGAGCGGTGTCGTGGTGCACAACCCGGACATGCACATCGCGACCCTGAACGACAAGGGCAAGCTGGAGATCGAGCTCGTCGTCGAGCGCGGTCGCGGCTACGTCCCCGCCGTGCAGAACAAGGCCTCCGGTGCGGAAATCGGCCGGATCCCGGTGGATTCGATCTACTCGCCTGTGCTCAAGGTGACCTACAAGGTCGAGGCCACCCGCGTCGAGCAGCGCACCGACTTCGACCGTCTCATCCTCGACGTGGAGACCAAGAACTCCATCAGCGCACGGGACGCGCTCGCTTCGGCGGGCAAGACCCTGGTCGAACTCTTCGGCCTGGCTCGTGAGCTGAACGTCGAAGCCGAGGGCATCGAGATCGGCCCCTCGCCGGCCGAGGCGGACCACATCGCCTCGTTCGGACTGCCGATCGAGGACCTGGACCTCACCGTCCGGTCCTACAACTGCCTCAAGCGCGAGGGTGTGCACACCGTGGGCGAGCTGGTCGCCCGCACCGAGTCGGATCTGCTGGACATTCGCAACTTCGGCCAGAAGTCCATCGACGAGGTCAAGGTCAAGCTGCACGCGCTGGGCCTCTCGCTCAAGGACAGCCCGGCGTCGTTCGATCCGTCCAGCGTGGTCGGCTACGACGCGAGCACCGGCACGTGGAGCGACAGCGGCACGTTCAGTGACACCGATGGCGGCGAGCAGGACTACGCCGAGACCGAACAGCTCTAG
- the rpsD gene encoding 30S ribosomal protein S4, producing MARYTGPITRKSRRLRVDLVGGDQAFERRPYPPGQHGRARIKESEYLLQLQEKQKARFTYGIMEKQFSRYYKEANRLKGKTGDNLLRLLETRLDNVVYRAGLARTRRQARQLVSHGHFLVNNKKVDVPSFQVTQYDIIDVKEKSLGTLPFQVARETVGDRPVPGWLQVIPGRLRILVHQLPERAQIDVPLQEQLIVEYYSK from the coding sequence ATGGCTCGTTACACAGGCCCCATCACCCGCAAGTCGCGTCGTCTGCGCGTCGACCTCGTCGGAGGCGACCAGGCGTTCGAGCGTCGCCCCTACCCGCCCGGCCAGCACGGCCGCGCGCGGATCAAGGAGAGCGAGTACCTGCTCCAGCTGCAGGAGAAGCAGAAGGCCCGCTTCACCTACGGCATCATGGAGAAGCAGTTCAGCCGGTACTACAAGGAGGCCAACCGCCTCAAGGGCAAGACCGGTGACAACCTGCTGCGTCTGCTCGAGACCCGGCTGGACAACGTGGTGTACCGCGCCGGTCTGGCCCGTACCCGCCGTCAGGCTCGCCAGCTGGTCTCTCACGGCCACTTCCTGGTGAACAACAAGAAGGTCGACGTTCCCAGCTTCCAGGTCACCCAGTACGACATCATCGATGTCAAGGAGAAGTCGCTGGGCACCCTGCCGTTCCAGGTGGCGCGTGAGACCGTCGGCGACCGCCCGGTTCCGGGCTGGCTGCAGGTGATCCCGGGCCGACTGCGGATTCTGGTCCACCAGTTGCCCGAGCGCGCCCAGATCGATGTGCCGCTGCAGGAACAGCTGATCGTCGAGTACTACTCGAAGTAA
- the rpsK gene encoding 30S ribosomal protein S11 yields MPPKSRAAGPKKTQKSRRRDKKNVPHGNAHIKSTFNNTIVSITDPNGNVISWASSGHVGFKGSRKSTPFAAQLAAENAARKAQEHGVKKVDVFVKGPGSGRETAIRSLQAAGLEVGTISDVTPQPHNGCRPPKRRRV; encoded by the coding sequence ATGCCTCCGAAGAGTCGGGCCGCGGGCCCGAAGAAGACCCAGAAGTCGCGTCGCAGGGACAAGAAGAACGTCCCGCACGGCAACGCACACATCAAGAGCACGTTCAACAACACGATCGTGTCGATCACCGACCCGAACGGCAACGTCATCTCCTGGGCGTCGTCGGGTCACGTCGGCTTCAAGGGCTCGCGCAAGTCGACCCCGTTCGCCGCGCAGCTCGCCGCCGAGAACGCCGCCCGCAAGGCGCAGGAACACGGCGTCAAGAAGGTCGACGTGTTCGTGAAGGGCCCCGGTTCGGGCCGTGAGACCGCGATCCGCTCGCTGCAGGCCGCGGGCCTCGAGGTGGGCACGATCTCCGATGTCACCCCGCAGCCGCACAACGGCTGCCGTCCGCCCAAGCGGCGTCGCGTCTAG
- the rpsM gene encoding 30S ribosomal protein S13 yields MARLMGVDLPREKRMEIALTYIFGIGRTRSKEILEATGVSPDLRSKDLSDDDLTKLRDYIEASEFKVEGDLRREVQADIRRKIEIGCYQGLRHRRGLPVRGQRTKTNARTRKGPKRTVAGKKK; encoded by the coding sequence ATGGCACGTCTCATGGGCGTCGACCTCCCGCGCGAGAAGCGCATGGAGATCGCACTGACCTACATTTTCGGCATTGGCCGTACCCGCTCCAAGGAGATCCTCGAGGCCACCGGCGTCAGCCCGGACCTGCGTTCGAAGGATCTCAGCGACGACGATCTGACGAAGCTGCGTGACTACATCGAGGCTTCCGAGTTCAAGGTCGAGGGTGACCTGCGCCGCGAGGTGCAGGCCGATATTCGCCGCAAGATCGAGATCGGCTGCTACCAGGGTCTGCGCCACCGTCGTGGCCTGCCCGTCCGTGGCCAGCGCACCAAGACCAACGCGCGCACCCGCAAGGGCCCGAAGCGCACCGTCGCCGGCAAGAAGAAGTAG
- the rpmJ gene encoding 50S ribosomal protein L36 produces the protein MKVQPSVKKICEKCKVIRRHGRVMVICDNLRHKQRQG, from the coding sequence GTGAAGGTTCAGCCGAGCGTCAAGAAGATCTGCGAGAAGTGCAAGGTGATCCGCCGTCACGGCCGGGTCATGGTGATCTGCGACAACCTGCGCCACAAGCAGCGCCAGGGCTGA
- the infA gene encoding translation initiation factor IF-1 encodes MAKKDGAIEVEGRVVEPLPNAMFRIELENGHKVLAHISGKMRQHYIRILPEDRVVVELSPYDLSRGRIVYRYK; translated from the coding sequence ATGGCGAAGAAAGACGGGGCCATCGAGGTCGAGGGTCGGGTTGTCGAGCCGCTGCCCAATGCGATGTTCCGGATCGAGCTCGAGAACGGGCACAAGGTTCTCGCGCACATCAGCGGGAAGATGCGGCAGCACTACATTCGCATCCTCCCCGAGGACCGTGTGGTCGTCGAGCTCTCGCCCTACGACCTGTCGCGTGGCCGGATCGTTTACCGCTACAAGTGA